DNA sequence from the Eulemur rufifrons isolate Redbay chromosome 6, OSU_ERuf_1, whole genome shotgun sequence genome:
AGACAAAAACCATTTCCTATGTGGGGTGTTTGGTGCAGTGCTACTTTTTCATTGCCCTTGTCCACGTGGAGGTCTATATCTTGGCAGTGATGGCCTTTGATCGCTACATGGCCATCTGCAACCCTTTGCTGTACGGCAGTAAAATGTCCAGGACTGTGTGTGTGCGGCTCATCTCTGTGCCCTACGTCTACGGATTCTCCGTTAGTCTCATATGCACCCTGTGGACTTACGGCTTGTACTTCTGCGGAAACTTTGAAATCAACCACTTCTATTGTGCCGATCCTCCTCTCATCAAGATCGCCTGTGGGGGAGTGCACATCAAGGAATACACGATGATTGTTATTGCCGGAATGAACTTCACGTATTCCCTCTCGGTGGTCCTCATCTCCTACGCCCTCATCGTAGCGGCTGTGCTGCGCATGCGTTCCGCTGATGGGCGGAggaaagccttctccacctgcgGGTCCCACTTGACAGCTGTTTCCATGTTTTATGGGACCCTCATATTCATGTACCTGAGGCGGCCCACTGAGGAGTCTGTGGAGCAGGGAAAAATGGTGGCCGTGTTTTACACCACAGTGATTCCCATGCTGAATCCCATGATCTATAGTCTGAGAAACAAGGACGTGAAAGAGGCCTTCAGCAAAGCAATCACCAAGGCAAACTTGGGCCAGTAAAATGGCAACAGATAGATATCTTTGTGTATGTTGGTTTCCATTACAAATGACCGGGCATGAACGTCCTAGCACAGAAGTTCTAGTTCTAAAGGTAACTCTTACATACACTAAGAGGTCCTACGTAACAGAAGGATGTTTTTACCTCATGAATGGACTCTAAAGACTAAGCATGATTCCTCCTACATGTACAACCATATAATAAAAACTGACAAGGTTTCATTCACAGTGTATGTAAAATTGTACTACATGCAGTCATTGCAGAAACTCACAAATAAATCTAGATAAATAAATGGTAATGTAAAGATATCCTTGTTAGAGTGAATATTATTTCCTAGGGTATTTGCTATACATACACGTTACTCAACCTAGATTTCTTGTGAAATATATAATTTcccagaaaaagtaaaatattcatttccttttcatgGCCACAGAATGTTGATAAACCTGCTTTACctaaaaagtgttcaacatttttgaaaatgaaattgcatTTAGAATCTTCAACTTATGTCTTAATACAATCCTGTTTTTCATCAGTGTGTATTATTCAATAATTAATAATGTTTACATCCCAATAGTCTGTTTTCCTACCAACCCTGAGTATTTCTTGGTTTAAATTatggtatacttttttttttaacgttaAGAGAGTGAACTATCTCTGACAGAAGATTTTCCTGCCAAAATACAAACCAGTATAAATTTTCTGATACTTAAAGTCTGTGCTTTGGCAATAGCATATTGTCTCATCAATTCATTGATTGGTTATATGACTTGAAACTTGTTTGCTTTCAGCTTCTTCTCACTAAAATTAAACTCTTTGACTCTGATTATGgtaacttaaataaaaatttctatgccTAGTGTTGATCAGCCAGGCAAGAATTACTATTCAAACAAATGTTGTTGTACAGGGCATACATTCAAATGTGATAAATAGAGTTCTAAATGGTATCCACTTGGGcctggttaaaaatatttaaaagttcacTGTTTGATTTACCTGAATTGTTCTACATTCTATTCTTGCTACAGGCACATTGGAAATTTGCCTACAATAGGTGACTCTTGCTAACTTATGCGCATAAAGGCAAATGGCAGGTAGAAGTGATTCCTGATAAGTGAGTTCATTCCCTAACAAGCGCTGATCCTATTATAGGGTTCACAATTTAGTATGTACAGGTTGACTCTGAGAGGTTGCATTTAGTTGCAGTAATGGCTCTAGTAAGATGGACTAGGCCAAACACAGACAGGGTTGTCATTCATGAGAATTTACCATGGTTCGCTTTCCCAGTAATTAAGAATGGATGAGAGTAAAGGCACATGAAGATACTTACTATTTTGTAAATTTAGATTCTGACAGCAGGAATTGTGTTAAccctatttttgtatttttacaccACCCAAATTTGCTTCTACAGAGTCAGAGTGAAGTACAAAATCTAGGGCTGCTCAAGCAACAAGTGCTTCCACAGAGATGGCCATCATTACCTGACGCTCTAAGGCCATAGTTCCTGTTATCATTATGGCAGAGCTAGTCCACTGTCTCCAATATTTAATTGTTCCTGTCAGACATAAAACACTGGCCATCCTGCCTGGGGCAGTCCTTCCTCTATGGCTTTGCTGGCTGCAGGCCGTGCCAGAGCTCTCTCTATTAGGAGTCTCATGCTTGCAACTGTCCCAGTCTAGAGTTCCACACTGGTAGCTCTATAGTTCTGGGGTTTCTCTGcagtggggactctctgcagtaGCTGCCACAGGGGAATGTGGCAAGTTTCTTCTTTAGCCCCAGGCTGTCCATGACATCATTTGAAATCTAAGTGGAGGAAGCTGTGAGCCCACAACTCTTGCATCCGCAGACCTGCAGAATTAGCACCATATAGATACCACAAAAGGTTATGGTTTGTATCTTCTGGAGAAGTGGGTCAAGCTGCACCTGGGCCCACTTGAGCCACAGCTGGGGATAGCCAAGGAGCACTGCACTGGAATTTGGTAGCAGAGACCCAAGCTGGCTCTGGGCTACAAGCCCCTGAAGGGTGCCTGGGGCCTATTCCTCAAAAGCATTCTGTCATTCTAGAGCCCTGGACCTGTTATAGGAGGGCCCTGATGTTAGAATGCCTTCAGGATCATTCTCCCATTTTCTTGACTATCCCATATGTCTGCACTAACCTCCTTGACAACAGTCACTTGGCCACATCTTTGGTTTGATCTCCCAACACACTTTTTCATTTGTTACATGGCCAGGCTGAAAATTTCTAGAATTGCTCTATTGtgcttctctttctcttaaaaattctatccttaagtcatttttttccttttgcatcttGCTCCATGTGTTTAATAGCAGCCACGCAGCTCCCTCAAaattttgcttataaattattttttttcctaaaatcttATTTCATCGGCCTTCCATAAAGCCTTAgagtaggggtggggaacctgtggccttggggctacatgtggccttctggatccttgagtgcagccttttgactgaatccaaatattGCCTaacaaatctttttaataaaggatatatctatatgcacacacac
Encoded proteins:
- the LOC138384472 gene encoding olfactory receptor 5M9, coding for MPNFTDVTEFILLGLTCRQELRVLFFAVFLVVYMITLLGNIGMIILISISPQLQSPMYFFLSHLSFVDVWFSSNVTPKMLENLLSETKTISYVGCLVQCYFFIALVHVEVYILAVMAFDRYMAICNPLLYGSKMSRTVCVRLISVPYVYGFSVSLICTLWTYGLYFCGNFEINHFYCADPPLIKIACGGVHIKEYTMIVIAGMNFTYSLSVVLISYALIVAAVLRMRSADGRRKAFSTCGSHLTAVSMFYGTLIFMYLRRPTEESVEQGKMVAVFYTTVIPMLNPMIYSLRNKDVKEAFSKAITKANLGQ